The region CAGCAAGCCGGCTCGTCGACCGACCCGGTCTGCCAGGCCGCGATGCAGCAGGAGCAGGCCAGCTTCCTGCAGGTCAAGCTCAGCTGCTTCCTGCAGTGATGCGCGACCTGCTTCACGCGCCTCAACCGCGAACGAATCGCAGCCACGACGCTTGAGCGGCGCTCTACGAACACGCCTCTCACATCGCCCCCTGGAGAGGGGGCGAGCGCCCGACATGAGCACGAAGCCCGATGGAGGTGTCGGCGCGGGGATTTGCTGTTCGGTGCGATGCGTGCGGCTAAGCAAAAGCAAATCCTCCCTTTTCAAAGGGGGGAACAGCAACAGCAAAACCAGAAGCCAAAAACCAAAAAAGACCAAAGCTAACGGGCCGGAACGAGCTGGTTGCGGATGGACGCCCGAACGCAACGAAGCCGGCATCGGGCCGGCTTCGTTGCGTTCGGGACCGCGGCAACAACCGCGACATGGAGCGGGTTATCAGCTCGAGCGCACCAGCAGATGCTTGGCGAGCTGGCCATGGAACTTGCCGACGAAGCGGGCGATGTGCAGGGTCGCGAACACGGTCAGCACGCCGAGGATCATCACCACCGGCCAGGCCCACGGCTCGCCTTGCGCCAGCAGGTCGATGCCATCGATGTTGACGGTGCCGTACTCGAAGCCGAACAAACGCGCGATCGGCAGGAATACCAGGGTCAGGCCGATGCTCAAACCGGTCACCGCGACGGTGAAGTAGGCGATGCCGAGCGGCAGCATCAGCAGCATGTAGATCAAGGTGCCCCAGGTGCGCGGGTCGGTGAACATGTCCTTGATGCGCTCCAGGATCGGCCGTTCGCGGTTGTGATACAGCGGCCTGCGCGGCATGCGTTCGCCGAGCATCACCTCGACCAGGCGGCCCTCGACCAGCGACAGGATCCGCACCGAGCCCACAAACAGGATCAACAGCGGGATGCCGACGATCAGCACCAACATGCCCAGCGACATCGACAGACCGGTGCTCACCCAGGTGAAGTAGAAGATGCCGGTCGCCAGCGAGAACAGCATGTAGAACAGCGCGGCGTAGGTGCGCGGTTCGGCGGCCACGCCGAAGAAGCGCCCGAGCAGCGACCGACGCCGCTTCGCTGCCGGCGGCCGCAGCGCGGTCTGTACCTTGATCTCGGTGT is a window of Lysobacter antibioticus DNA encoding:
- a CDS encoding sensor domain-containing protein, with the protein product MNTTATTGSFARPDSALPQSIPDYLDRLRAALAGADKALIQDALYDAEEYLRSEMAENPGQSEAEVIAAVAGSYGAPDEVAEIYRDTEIKVQTALRPPAAKRRRSLLGRFFGVAAEPRTYAALFYMLFSLATGIFYFTWVSTGLSMSLGMLVLIVGIPLLILFVGSVRILSLVEGRLVEVMLGERMPRRPLYHNRERPILERIKDMFTDPRTWGTLIYMLLMLPLGIAYFTVAVTGLSIGLTLVFLPIARLFGFEYGTVNIDGIDLLAQGEPWAWPVVMILGVLTVFATLHIARFVGKFHGQLAKHLLVRSS